Proteins encoded by one window of Macaca fascicularis isolate 582-1 chromosome 10, T2T-MFA8v1.1:
- the CDK5RAP1 gene encoding mitochondrial tRNA methylthiotransferase CDK5RAP1 isoform X6, with protein sequence MRGCDNMCSYCIVPFTRGRERSRPVASILEEVKKLSEQGLKEVTLLGQNVNSFRDNSEVQFNNAVSTNLSRGFTTNYKAKQGGLRFAHLLDQVSRVDPEMRIRFTSPHPKDFPDEVLQLIHERDNICKQIHLPAQSGSSRVLEAMRRGYSREAYVELVHHIRESIPGVSLSSDFIAGFCGETEEDHVQTVSLLREVQYNMGFLFAYSMRQKTRAYHRLKDDVPEEVKLRRLEELITVFREEATKANQISVGCTQLVLVEGLSKRSATDLCGRNDGNLKVIFPDAEMEDVNNPGLRVRAQPGDYVLVKITSASSQTLRGHVLCRTTLKDSSENC encoded by the exons ATGCGAGGCTGTGACAACATGTGTAGCTACTGCATTGTTCCTTTCACCCGGGGAAGGGAGAGGAGTCGGCCTGTTGCCTCTATTCTAGAGGAagtgaagaagctttctgagcag GGGCTGAAAGAAGTGACACTTCTTGGTCAGAATGTTAATAGTTTTCGGGACAATTCAGAGGTCCAGTTCAACAATGCAGTGTCTACCAATCTCAGCCGTGGCTTTACCACCAACTATAAAGCCAAGCAAGGAGGACTTCGTTTTGCTCATCTTCTGGATCAGGTCTCCAGAGTAGATCCTGAAATGAGGATCCGTTTTacctctccccaccccaaggATTTTCCCGATGAG GTTCTGCAGCTGATTCATGAGAGAGATAACATCTGTAAACAGATCCACCTACCAGCCCAGAGTGGAAGCAGCCGTGTGTTGGAGGCCATGAGGAGGGG ATATTCAAGAGAAGCTTATGTGGAGTTAGTTCACCATATCAGAGAATCTATTCCAG gtgtgagcctcaGCAGCGACTTCATTGCTGGCTTTTGTGGTGAGACGGAGGAAGATCACGTCCAGACAGTCTCTTTGCTCCGGGAAGTTCAGTACAACATGGGCTTCCTCTTTGCCTACAGCATGAGACAG aagacaCGGGCATATCATAGGCTGAAGGATGATGTCCcggaagaagtaaaattaaggCGTTTGGAGGAACTTATCACTGTCTTCCGTGAAGAAGCAACAAAAGCCAATCAGATCTCTGTGGGCTGTACCCAGCTGGTGCTAGTGGAAGGG CTCAGTAAACGCTCTGCCACTGACCTGTGCGGCAGGAATGATGGAAACCTTAAGGTGATCTTCCCTGATGCAGAGATGGAGGATGTCAATAACCCTGGGCTCAgggtcagagcccagcctggggaCTATGTGCTGGTGAAG ATCACCTCGGCCAGCTCTCAGACACTTAGGGGACATGTTCTCTGCAGGACCACCCTGAAGGACTCCTCTGAAAATTGCTGA